In the Oncorhynchus keta strain PuntledgeMale-10-30-2019 chromosome 14, Oket_V2, whole genome shotgun sequence genome, one interval contains:
- the LOC118393103 gene encoding calcium-binding protein 1 isoform X3, with protein sequence MGPTCIFLLKSQADIRQADRDLRPEEIDELRDAFKEFDKDKDGFISCKDLGNCMRTMGYMPTEMELIELSQQINMNLGGHVDFEDFVELMGPKLLAETADMIGVKELRDAFKEFDTNGDGAISTSELREAMRKLLGQQVGHKDLEDILRDIDLNGDGHVDFEEFVRMMSR encoded by the exons ATGGGGCCCACCTGCATCTTCCTGCTCAAGAGCCAGGCTGATATCAGGCAGGCT GACAGAGACCTGAGGCCAGAGGAGATTGATG AGTTGCGGGATGCTTTTAAGGAGTTTGATAAGGACAAAGATGGTTTCATCAGCTGTAAAGACCTGGGAAACTGTATGAGAACCATGGGATACATGCCTACTGAAATGGAGTTGATAGAACTGAGCCAACAGATCAACATGAATT TGGGAGGTCATGTTGACTTTGAGGATTTTGTGGAGTTGATGGGCCCCAAACTTCTCGCTGAAACTGCAGATATGATTGGTGTAAAAGAACTGAGAGATGCCTTCAAAGAG TTTGACACCAATGGTGATGGAGCGATAAGCACATCTGAGCTGAGAGAAGCCATGAGGAAGTTGCTGGGACAACAG GTTGGCCACAAGGACTTAGAAGATATCCTGAGGGACATCGACTTGAATGGTGATGGGCATGTTGACTTTGAAG AGTTTGTACGAATGATGTCCCGCTGA
- the LOC118393103 gene encoding calcium-binding protein 1 isoform X2, with the protein MAQTADSPFEVAMFLGLLTSDSDRDLRPEEIDELRDAFKEFDKDKDGFISCKDLGNCMRTMGYMPTEMELIELSQQINMNLGGHVDFEDFVELMGPKLLAETADMIGVKELRDAFKEFDTNGDGAISTSELREAMRKLLGQQVGHKDLEDILRDIDLNGDGHVDFEEFVRMMSR; encoded by the exons ATGGCGCAGACCGCAGATTCACCTTTTGAAGTCGCTATGTTCCTGGGATTGTTAACATCAGATAGT GACAGAGACCTGAGGCCAGAGGAGATTGATG AGTTGCGGGATGCTTTTAAGGAGTTTGATAAGGACAAAGATGGTTTCATCAGCTGTAAAGACCTGGGAAACTGTATGAGAACCATGGGATACATGCCTACTGAAATGGAGTTGATAGAACTGAGCCAACAGATCAACATGAATT TGGGAGGTCATGTTGACTTTGAGGATTTTGTGGAGTTGATGGGCCCCAAACTTCTCGCTGAAACTGCAGATATGATTGGTGTAAAAGAACTGAGAGATGCCTTCAAAGAG TTTGACACCAATGGTGATGGAGCGATAAGCACATCTGAGCTGAGAGAAGCCATGAGGAAGTTGCTGGGACAACAG GTTGGCCACAAGGACTTAGAAGATATCCTGAGGGACATCGACTTGAATGGTGATGGGCATGTTGACTTTGAAG AGTTTGTACGAATGATGTCCCGCTGA